ggctacgttTTCAACCTTCTACTATAGACTAGCAAATTATGGCTTTTCAGAGTATTTGAAAGAGTACTTTTCGGTGGGTGCtacatggtgtacccacattaCATTGTAGGATTTTAGGTTCTAGTGAATGAAAAGTACTTTAGAAAGGAAATGCTGCCACCCAGTGTGGAAAAAACAAGAGTTCAGCTCCTATGCAGCCTATGATGCATCTATGCCCAGAGAGTTTGAATGGCCTTGTCATGGTATCCAAAACACTTATACAAAAAGTGACCATTCCAAAAGAATAATGGTGGGGGaggcctactgtatgctgtaattaaagcaaaaggaagctatacaaagtattgaatcaggggtatgatgacttttccaaccctgttattctagtttttcatgtttttttaaaatacatttccaGAACTGTTGCCTGTTTTtcaaaatgggttttgatttcaggctgtaagacaaataaagtcattatttcaaaggggtatgattttctatagatactgtactgtatatcaaaccTCTCTCTCATCGCTTCTACGATggcagtcataataataatgggAGAGGATGAACAGATGAAAGAAAAATACTATTAGGATGCTGAATGGAAATTTATTTTGGTAGTAATAGAGTGACGTGTCTggcttctgtgtgcttgttgaaATGTCCTGCATTCATTAAGGCTgtgaaacaacaaacaaataaaaaacagaatCCTAGAGATTAAACTGAGAATGCAATGGGAGTTAAAGTGTGCAAAAATTAATTTACAATTTCAGATTGCTTTTACTGACAGAAACGTACCACCAAAATTTGGTTGATTGAAGTCCCTAAGCGTCATGCACACTCTGTTGAGCAAAGAATTTGCATAGCAAAATATCAGAAACATCTACCTTCACTATTTTCTTACTAATAGTATTATGACTGATGTGTCAGTATTACCTCAGCCTTGGTAGGGGGGTTTGAGAGCTCAGCCAAAGGTTGGCAAGGCTGTGTAACGCTTTCAACCATTTCCCCTGCACACACTgtatgcaaaacaaacaaagcaaccaTTTTTATCCAGTTGCAGGAACATCATACAAAAAGTGGTTAAAAGGAAGCGAACACATCTACGACTGACCTTGAGCTGATGGGTTGAATATGTTCACTGTCTTCACCACAGGAGTCAACAGGGTTAGCATTGTTGGTGGCTTAGTGTTGTCTCCGCCTGGGTTCATGATGTCAACATATCGGTTCCTAATTCCTACAGTGAAGAAGATGCACAAGATGACCACTGGTGTCAGTAGCTTGTTGTTGATCACTTCAAACAAGTGGGGTTCAATTATGTAAGCCAATTAATGTGGACAAGCTGGCCATTCCCAAACAAAAACCCTTTTCATACATTCAGACAGTCCAACTAATCTCAATCCATAATGGCCTGATGTTGAATGTGATGTGTTGAAAAATTGTGTTGAACATGGCTGCAAAATGTTTAGAATAATTTAACAAGTGATCTGATGTTGTGAAGACAAGGACTTTCAGGACAAGACATTTCTCAGTCTGTGAGCTGAAATATCAGACTGAGCCAATGGTCATGTGCTGTTACTAGCACACTGCAGATGAACTCACCAGTCCTCCGGAACATGTTGACTGGTGCTCCATTGGTGGGGAGTACAGTAGATGGGCCACCACTTCCTGTTGAGCTGCTGGTGTTCCAGGGGGGCATCAGTGGAGGGtccatgggtggtggtgggacgGCTTTGGTCTTTTGAGTAGAACAAAATCAgaaccgtcatttcccaactattagcttaatgcattgcttttgcaaaatgtcttcagatATGGGATTAATATACGGATAATAACTTGCTtaaaacactgttctgcggcttatacacaatgcggctaatacacaggaaattactgtaagtgaaTCATGAACTGGCATTTCACTGTGTAAACCTTGGGAACTATTTCCTTTTCATTTAAGAGCGCAATGAAAGATCACTGGCAATAGTTGTCTGATTGACTATTTTATTTCCATTGCTCATTCAATAGGTTACCTTTTTCTCTGGTTCATTTCGATCCACCCATTTCTGTTTAGACACATCCCAAAAAATCTGAAAGAATTTGTAAACATTTGTTTAACATCTTCCTCATGCCATTTTAACAGATTTTCTTATACAAATTAGActgctcacagatttgtttgtgTCATCAGGGAGATGAGCCTCTTTCTTTGAAGGAAGTATCCACATGAGCCATCCCCTACAATATCTCTGTGGCACATACATGAAAACACAATCAAAAGCAGAAGCTATAGCtatcacaaaaacacaacaatgaTTGCTGATGGAATTGCTTAATTGGTACCTCAGATAAAGCATTTACAGCAAGACAAAATCAGTGAAAATTATGTAAGAACTAGatgcaaagcggtacaaaatatgaccgccggtTAGTCCTGCACATTCCTCCATGCACATCctccacaaaaatgaatcactgTCAATTTATCTCCAtatcctactccatcccctactcttgcaacttttgtgtacggaaatgagtgtgtgcatgtgtctgcttttgtgtacagtatatgtgtgcttctctgtgtgtctgtttgcttgtgagtgtgtgcatgtgtctgcttgcctgcatgtgtgtgtgtgtgtgtgtgtgtgtgtgtgtgtgtgttttatgtgtctgtacatgtgtgtgtgtgtgtgtgtgtgtgttcgctagtgagtgggtgtgtggaggtaatggtgtgtgtgtgtgtgtgtgtgtgtttatgaatgtgtgagcaccctggtctttcagtgtcctgtgatttgctaacacaaaattaaaaaaaaaaaaaatccagaagAAAAAACACTCTGACTAAACTTATATGAGTGTAGGTTTCACTGTGCAGTGGTCATAATGAGCCAGAATAACAGCATAAACAATGAATGCAGTAATTGGAGCAACAGTGAAACTGATTACATAACACTGTGTCTTCCTTACATCATCCTATTGTAGTTACTTATTTCTGATGATATTCAATTAAAGTCAATCTGTGAAATTGTGACAATCCAATCAACTTTCAGCTAAAGTAATGTAGTCTCATTATGAATGTTACTCTCAGGCATAACATTTGTCTGTTTTTCCCAGGATCTTTATCCAAACCTTAAAAGATGGTATAATGTAATCCTTAGAGGAAGCCGATTTAAGAGCCTCCTcaacaggagcaggagagacagcCATCACCTCCTATTGAGAGGGGACAGGTGGGACATGAACATTTCTGAATCTGAAAGATTTAacagaaatgtattttctttacTTTTGAATTGAACAAGTATGTGACTACCTGAGCAGACAGAGTTGTTTGTAGGCACTGTCCACACTCATCTGCAAATGTGAATCGAGATACATCCATTTATGCATTTGCCAGTAGTATGGTAACTACATCTACAGCTACAACTATATCTAACTTTGTCAGCCatacttttttttcaaattacTTCTTCACACAGATACCGTGGACACGAAttgatgtgtgtgcagtgtgcttttgtgtgactAGCCTTGATCTTCTGTGAGGTCAGGAATGGCCATTGGTGCCATGAGGTGCAACATGTTGGGTGGGGCTACTGGCACAGACAGCGCTGAAGTGGCAAGTACATCTGCATACCTCCTTCTGGGCCCTGTTGGAGAAAGGAGGACCAGTGCTGCCTTCATATGTCTGCTATGAATCAGTAAACATTCTAAACATTCCAGAAGAACCTACAGCTGATTCTGAGATATATTATGGGACATGACAGCTCCAGACTGATCAGCTTCTTGGAGTCTATTTCCAAGGCAATGGTTTTCAGAAACACCTTAATgagataaataaacacactcactattCAGATGATAGCAGTCAGCATGGGCTGGGAGTCCCTTTGCTGCTGGAATGTGCACTGGTGCAGAGAGGGGTACTGGTGCTGGGATGGACTCTGAAACAGAGATGGGCACTGGTGCTTGAATGGGCACTGGTACTGGAATGGGCACTGGTGCAGAGATGGGCACTGCTGCAGATACGGGCACTAGTGCAGATACGGGCACTGCTGCAGAGACAGGCACTGGTACTGGAATGTGCTCTGGTGCTAAAATGTGCATTGGTGCTGGAATGTGCACTGGTGCTGGGACGGGCTCTGAAGCAGAGATGGACTGGGGAGCCTCCTCAtcaggagcaggagagacagcCATCACCTCCTATTGAGAGGGGACAGGTGGGACATTATTGAATATGTATGAATTTGAATGATTTAAAacagaaatgtattttctttacTATTGAATTGAACAATTATGTGATTACCTGAGCAGACAAAGTTGTTTGTATGCACTGCCCAGTCTCATCTGCAAAGGTGAATCGAGATAAATCCATGAATACATTTGCCAGTAGTATCGTAACTACATCTACAACTATATCTAACTTTGTCAGccacacttttttttcaaatgactTCTTCACACAGATATCGTGGACACTAATtgatgtgtgtggagtgtgcttttgtgtgactAGCCTTGATCTTCAATGAGGTCAGGAATGGCCATTGGTGCCATGAGGTCCAACATGTTGGGCGGGGCTACTGGCACAGTCAGCGCTGATGTGGCAAATACATCCACGTACCTCCTTCTGGGCCCTGTTGGAGAAAGGAGGACCAGTGCTGCCTTCATATGTCTGCTATGAATCAGTAAACATTCTAAACATTCCAGAAGAACCTACAGCTGATTCTGAGATATATTATGGGACATGACAGCTCCAGACTGATCAGCTTCTTGGAGTCTATTTCCAAGGCAATGGTTTTCAGAAACACCTTGATGAGagaaataaacacactcactattCAGATGACAACGGTCAGCAAGGGCTGGGATTGCCTTTGCTGCAGGAATGGGCACTGGTGCAGAGAGGGGTACTGGCGCTGGGATGGGCACTGGTGCTGGAATGTGCACTGTAGCTGGGATGGGCACTGGTGCAGATATGGCCACTGGTGCAGAGATGGGCACTGGTACAGATATGGGCACTGGTGCAGATATGGCCATTGGTGCAGATATGGCCATTGGTGCTGGGATGAGCACTGAGGcagggatggccactggtgcgGAGATGGGCACTGAGGcagggatggccactggtgtagAAATGGGCACTGGTGCTGGGATGGGCACTGGTGCTGGGTTTGTCTTTGCTGCTGGGATGTGCACTGGTGCAGAGATGGGCACTGAAGCCTCATTGTCAGTGAGAAGAGGATCTTCAGCAGCTGCCAGCGTCACCTCCTGTTGATAAGGGGTATGATACATGTATATTGAATTTGTTGAAATGTGACTTAAAATAGCCTGAAACCCATCAAGAGACGTACCCGGTAAATTCACCCATGTGGGGATGTCTCCCTTTACAGACCCTGCCCCTAAAGGCTAATTTTGGtcgcaaaaaaaacccctcaatGCTGATTGGATATGACTAAAGG
This sequence is a window from Sardina pilchardus chromosome 10, fSarPil1.1, whole genome shotgun sequence. Protein-coding genes within it:
- the LOC134093419 gene encoding protein transport protein Sec16A-like translates to MWILPSKKEAHLPDDTNKSIFWDVSKQKWVDRNEPEKKTKAVPPPPMDPPLMPPWNTSSSTGSGGPSTVLPTNGAPVNMFRRTGIRNRYVDIMNPGGDNTKPPTMLTLLTPVVKTVNIFNPSAQVCAGEMVESVTQPCQPLAELSNPPTKAESVHDA